The sequence ACTGTAATGAGGGTTTTAACTTTTGGTCACCATCCACAAAATCTTTACAGCTACATTTTCACATCCTGCATCAACTGTGCAAGAAATAATAATCATGTTGAATTCTGTTTCTTCTAATTAAGTGAATAAacaaatctataaatatattatgGATAAGCTGCCATTGATcctctaaaataaaaaacttatGGTGTAATATGTGCAGTGCTTAAAGCAATATGTGATACTGAGTTTAGATAGGAACAGGAAATGATAAAGTTAAGTTAAGATAAGTTTATCTGTTTATTGTTGTCATTATGGTAATATATAGTGCTTGATTTGAACACCTGGGTCAGTTTTAAATAATGTCACTGCATACCGTTGTTGCATTAGTCTGCAGTGCTGCTCACCTCCCACTTAGTCTCCTCCAGACGAGGTCCCAGCTGGATCTTCTCATGCTCATAGGAGGTGCAGcgctcctccagctgctccctCTCCTTCAGAAGCTGAGCAAAGTCCTcctgcagcttcttcttctcctgctggAGCTGATAAACCTGCAGCCACGACACAGCCGGCATTAGCCATGTTGACCTAAGCGCTTCCTGGGATGAGGtcataatatgtttttttttccacagaagatattttgacttgtcataggaGGAAAAGCTCAGGTGTTGCTTTCATGTTgcattcaagtgtcccagtaaaccaCGACAGCGAGCCATGTATGAATTATTGGTAGCCATTAGCTCCTATTTTCATGTCTTCTTTATGGCTGCCATGTTGACTGTCATCATGTGGCAAACGACTACTCAACATCAAGCGGACGGAGTGGATTTACAGGCGTGAACTCGACTAGTCTGTGCAACCCTTAGTAGGAAGGTGGATAAAATTAATAGTCTCATGATAATCAGAGAGGGGtaaaactgtatataaatttTAGCCTAAAATACCATTAAATTAATGTTATAACCTGGAATATATTGTAACattgacatttaacatttgttCATAACTTCTACTGTTTTCTACACATtatgtgactttttaaaaattaacttGTGTGACTTCAACAAGTACTGACCGCTTTGTATGAAAGTGATTATCAGTATGTTCTAGTTTGCCTTTACTGCATTTGTAGAAAAATACTTGGTATATGCATGCTGTATGGTAAAATCACACCAAGGTTGTTGTTAAAGGTTCTGACCTGCAACTGAAGCACCTGCTGGGCTCGTTGGGCCTTCTGAGAGGCCACCTGCATCCTGGTGGCACAACCCTGCCTCAGCTCCTCCAACTCCAGCTCAAAGCGCTTCTGTTTCTCCTCATAAACCTGAAACACGAGGCATTGCAATATGTGGCAAGAGGTCGAAGTACACCCATTTTTAATACACCTAAAGAACAGGAAAGAGTGACAGAAATAGACCTACCTGACAAATTGCAGCCTCATTCTCGTCCAGATTGTCTCTGAGTTGCTGCAGCTCCAGCTCCCTCTCCCTCAGCTTATCCTCCAGGTCCCTCACCACCCCCTCATATCCCTCCACCGGGCCAGGTGAGCGCCCGCTAGACCCGCTGTCAGACAGGGGCTGTCCTCGCCCGCTTATTGACCCGGAGCCTGTACTCTTACTGGAAGATGAGCGCCCGCTGTCTGAGTTCGAGTGTCCGTGTGCGGTGACCGGCGGAGCGCTCTTCATGGGCTCCAGATGGCCAGCAGAGGCCTCTCCTGACGCCAGGCTGTAGCCGGCGCTGCTGTAAGGCGGCAGGCTGGAGAGGGAGTTGCGGCCCGAGTCGGACAGCGAGCAGGACTGGCTGCTGCCTCCACCGCCATTACGCCCCCCGCTGTACGAGCTGCGTTTCTCAGAACAAGATGGCGACACATCCCTGTGTGTGGGGCTGAGCAGGTTCAGATTGTTTTGGCTTTCTGATGCGTTGGCACAATGGCGAGGGGAGAGGTATTGCATGGAGGTACGGCTCTTGGGAATGACAGGTTTGAAGGCAGTGGGCCGCAGCACTGTTTTCTCCATATTCTAGACGAGAAAACAGGACAGAACAAAGAGTGAGAGGCAAGCAAAGACAGCAACAGGTGTGTTTAAATTCAAGTGCCTGAAAGTTGACATCACTTCTGTCTGATTTACTACAGTAGAACCTCCTGCTAATGTTATGAAATGTTTactcaaaaatcaaaaaaattgTGAGGTATTGttaagaaaagttaaaaaaaacaacattcaagtaAAATATTGATGGGCAACATGAtgataaatattcaaaataataatagaatacaTATAAAACAGTGTCAGATTTTGCCATACTGAGTACGCCAACCTTTAAAGTCAAGTCAGGTCAAACtcaatctgctgatgaagatcatgtaaTATGATTGAAAGGTCTAGAACACCTACTAAGTAGGCCTTGAGGTGAGACTGTTTTGTCAAGTAGTTTCCACAATAATGAACTTTGAACCTtcactgagcaaactccatctgtgGATGAAGttcatgtgatatgatcaaaaaaGTTCTTAAATGGACTTTGAGGTTTATATAACCAAGagaagtttatttatatacccTAAAATTATAATATCTCTGGTTGTATTAATCAATTATGGGCAATGTTGCACATCAGTAAGTAGATTTCTTTATGGTAGTACTGGATTTGTATCTGcttattttatctataaaatgaaatttgaatCACCCAGCCTAacagtaaatacaaaatattgtaTTCAAAGACTCACCTTCTCAAGTTTTCCTGACACAGGGATCAGTTTTGGAGGAGGTCCCCCCATGTTCCCATTCAACCCTGATCCTTTAGTGTCGTCTGCATCGCTTCCTGGGCTGGAAGCAGTTACAAGGTTGTCATTCCAGTCACCTACATAGTCCTCATTCAGATAGGTGTAGTTCGCGTTCCCACTCTCCTTCTCCAGCCCCCTGCTGGACGTCGTGGAGCTCTGTTTCTTCACCGGAGGAGTGCGTCTCTGCAGTAAAGGGTCTTGGGGCGACTCGGAGCCCAGGCAGGAGGCGCCCGGAGTGGGCCGTCGGACTCTGGCTCCCAGCTCGACACCAGAGCGAGGGTCCTGGTAGGGGCCTGGGCGGGTGGCGATGAGGCTGCTGACAGAACCCATAGGATCCAGACTGGAGGGTGGTGCGTTGATGGGGGGAGAGGAGCCGGACGGGCGTCGTCTGCGGGCTCCTCCACTGAGGCCTGGGTTGTGGGGCTCAGCAGATATGGGCAGAGCCTGAACCAGGGCCATGGTGGCAGCTCAGGGGGGTCACTCGctctaagagagagagaaataacagTGTGAGACTCACAAAGatgttttaatacatgtttAAACAGCTATTctcaattatattttttattttcatcaaaggtgttTTGGGGGGCCACAAGTCATTCTAGaaaagtccaagtcaagtctcaagcCGTTCAAGACAAGCCGAAGTAAAACCTCAAGTCTTGTGACAACCTAAAGACATAAGTCAAGTCTCAGGTCCTTAAGGACAAGCCCGAGTCAAGTCTCAGGTCATTTGAGTCAAGCCTCAACTTGTTAAAACAAGTCTAAAGTCACTGAGACAAGTTCAAGCCATGTTTGAAGTCTCAAGTCAAATCTCTAAACAATTCTCAAGTCATTAAGGACTAGAACAAGTTAGGTTTTAAGTCATTTGAGAAAAGtacaagtcaagtctcaagtcattCTTGTGAGTCTCAATTTTTATAATAGCAAGTCTCAAGTCAGGTTTTTTCATTCGAGACAACTCCCAAGTCTACTCTCAAGTCGAATCTCAAGTCCTTAAGAACAAGTCTAGAACAAATCTTGTAATAGCAAGACTCAAGTCATTCGAGAGAAGTCCAAATTAAGTCTCAAGTCTCGTAATAGCAAGTCTAAAGTCTTTCAAGACAAatccaagtcaagtctcaaatATTGAGACttgaatatttttgctttaaggTTTCATATCAAGTCTTCATGGAGTCAAATCCAAGCCTCAAGCTCAGATCTGTATCTTATTTTGGTTTAATATATTGGTCAACGTGTTTTCATTCTGCACACAAGGGTGCCTTTAAGGAATTTTTCTACGTCCAAACCACAAAACGACTATGACAGAGGCAAAACAGAGATGATATACAGTTGACTGAAACATACAAATATCCCACAATACCATGGTGGCCCACACAGCGAGAACCAGGAGAGGCCATTCATTAAGCCCATTCAAGCAGCATAAACGGGGCTCGAGGCATTCGGCCGGCGAGGCATGAGGCAGCAGAAGAAAAGGGTCTCTTTTCATTTGAGATGTAAAATGGCTTCTAACATGCTGGTATTTTTCCTGACAGCAACAAAGGCTAC is a genomic window of Thunnus maccoyii chromosome 20, fThuMac1.1, whole genome shotgun sequence containing:
- the LOC121886898 gene encoding leucine zipper putative tumor suppressor 2 homolog, with the translated sequence MALVQALPISAEPHNPGLSGGARRRRPSGSSPPINAPPSSLDPMGSVSSLIATRPGPYQDPRSGVELGARVRRPTPGASCLGSESPQDPLLQRRTPPVKKQSSTTSSRGLEKESGNANYTYLNEDYVGDWNDNLVTASSPGSDADDTKGSGLNGNMGGPPPKLIPVSGKLEKNMEKTVLRPTAFKPVIPKSRTSMQYLSPRHCANASESQNNLNLLSPTHRDVSPSCSEKRSSYSGGRNGGGGSSQSCSLSDSGRNSLSSLPPYSSAGYSLASGEASAGHLEPMKSAPPVTAHGHSNSDSGRSSSSKSTGSGSISGRGQPLSDSGSSGRSPGPVEGYEGVVRDLEDKLRERELELQQLRDNLDENEAAICQVYEEKQKRFELELEELRQGCATRMQVASQKAQRAQQVLQLQVYQLQQEKKKLQEDFAQLLKEREQLEERCTSYEHEKIQLGPRLEETKWEVCQKSGEISLLKQQLKEVQGELAQRVGEIVSLRGQLRETRGELTNTQVLLQEANGTTRTRTLELEVCENELQRRKSEAELLREKVGRLEGELVHLRDALANQGPGNRQCQVFQEAEEQLLAYESDEAKAQRQSNTDALQNMKVQMDRMRTELAFERQRAEQQSGSFEEERRIWQEEKDKVIRYQKQLQQNYVQMYRRNRELEQLLQELSHELESREEDEGSGNEINFDEIAATEI